In the Pseudomonas sp. ADAK2 genome, one interval contains:
- the pepN gene encoding aminopeptidase N has protein sequence MRTEQPKMIYLKDYQAPEYLIDETHLTFELFEDHSLVHAQLVMRRNPERGPGLPPLVLDGQQLELLSVNLADRELTAADYVLTENHLTLHPKSERFTVDTSVRIHPETNTALEGLYKSSGMFCTQCEAEGFRKITYYLDRPDVMSKFTTTVVAEQHSYPVLLSNGNPIASGPGEDGRHWASWEDPFMKPAYLFALVAGDLWCVEDTFTTMTERTVALRIYVEPENIDKCQHAMNSLKKSMRWDEEVYGREYDLDIFMIVAVNDFNMGAMENKGLNIFNSSAVLARAETATDAAHQRVEAIVAHEYFHNWSGNRVTCRDWFQLSLKEGFTVFRDSGFSADMNSATVKRIQDVAYLRTHQFAEDAGPMAHAVRPDSFIEISNFYTLTVYEKGSEVVGMIHTLLGAEGFRKGSDLYFDRHDGQAVTCDDFIKAMEDANGVDLTQFKRWYSQAGTPRLAVSESYDAAAKTYSLTFRQSCPATPDKVEKLPFVIPVELGLLDTKGAAIALRLSGEASAQGTSRVISVTEAEQTFTFVDIAEQPLPSLLRGFSAPVKLSFPYNRDQLMFLMQHDSDGFNRWDAGQQLSVQVLQELIAQQQKGEKLVLDQRLISALQTVLSDETLDQAMVAEMLSLPGEAYLTEISEVADVDAIHIAREFARKQLAEGLFEALWLRYQANRDLSKKTPYVAEAEHFARRALQNIALSYLMLSGKPEVLAATLEQFETSDNMTERLTALAVLVNSSFEDEKAKALASFAEHFKDNPLVMDQWFSVQAGSTLPGGLARVRQLMEHPAFNMKNPNKVRALVGAFAGQNLINFHAADGSGYRFLADLVIELNGFNPQIASRQLAPLTRWRKYDDARQALMKGELERIRASGQLSSDVFEVVSKSLA, from the coding sequence ATGCGCACCGAACAACCGAAGATGATCTACCTGAAGGACTATCAGGCGCCCGAGTACCTGATCGACGAGACGCACCTGACCTTCGAGTTGTTCGAGGACCACAGCCTGGTCCATGCGCAACTGGTGATGCGCCGCAATCCCGAGCGCGGCCCGGGCCTGCCACCGCTGGTGCTCGATGGCCAGCAGCTGGAGTTGTTGTCGGTGAACCTGGCCGACCGCGAACTGACCGCCGCCGACTATGTGTTGACCGAGAACCACCTGACCCTGCACCCCAAGAGCGAACGCTTCACGGTCGACACCAGCGTGCGCATCCACCCGGAAACCAACACCGCGCTGGAAGGTTTGTACAAATCCAGTGGGATGTTTTGCACCCAGTGCGAGGCCGAAGGCTTCCGCAAGATCACCTATTACCTCGACCGCCCGGACGTGATGAGCAAGTTCACCACCACCGTGGTCGCCGAGCAGCACAGCTATCCGGTGCTGCTGTCCAACGGCAACCCGATCGCCTCGGGCCCTGGCGAAGACGGCCGGCACTGGGCGAGCTGGGAAGACCCGTTCATGAAACCGGCGTACCTGTTTGCGCTGGTGGCCGGTGACTTGTGGTGCGTCGAAGACACCTTCACCACCATGACCGAGCGCACCGTCGCGCTGCGCATCTATGTCGAGCCGGAAAACATCGACAAGTGCCAGCACGCCATGAACAGCCTGAAGAAGTCGATGCGCTGGGACGAAGAGGTCTACGGTCGCGAATACGATCTGGACATCTTCATGATCGTCGCGGTCAACGACTTCAACATGGGCGCCATGGAGAACAAGGGCCTCAACATCTTCAACTCCAGCGCCGTGCTGGCCCGGGCCGAAACCGCCACCGACGCCGCGCACCAGCGGGTCGAAGCGATCGTCGCCCACGAATACTTCCACAACTGGTCGGGCAACCGCGTGACCTGCCGCGACTGGTTCCAGTTGTCGCTCAAGGAAGGCTTCACCGTGTTCCGCGATTCCGGCTTCTCCGCCGACATGAACTCGGCCACGGTCAAGCGCATCCAGGACGTGGCTTACCTGCGCACCCACCAGTTCGCCGAAGACGCCGGCCCCATGGCCCACGCCGTGCGCCCGGACAGCTTTATCGAGATTTCCAACTTCTACACACTGACCGTGTACGAAAAGGGCTCGGAAGTGGTCGGCATGATCCACACCTTGCTCGGCGCCGAAGGCTTCCGCAAAGGCAGCGACCTGTACTTCGATCGCCATGACGGCCAGGCCGTGACCTGTGACGATTTCATCAAGGCCATGGAAGACGCCAATGGCGTTGACCTGACCCAGTTCAAACGCTGGTACAGCCAGGCCGGTACACCGCGTTTGGCGGTGAGCGAGTCCTACGACGCGGCGGCGAAAACCTACAGCCTGACCTTCCGCCAGAGCTGCCCGGCCACCCCGGACAAAGTTGAAAAGCTGCCGTTCGTGATTCCGGTGGAATTGGGGCTGCTGGACACCAAAGGTGCGGCGATTGCGCTGCGTCTGTCGGGCGAAGCTTCGGCACAGGGCACTTCGCGGGTCATCTCGGTGACTGAAGCCGAACAGACTTTCACTTTCGTTGACATCGCTGAACAGCCATTGCCTTCGCTGCTGCGCGGTTTCTCGGCGCCGGTGAAGCTGAGTTTCCCGTACAACCGCGATCAACTGATGTTCCTGATGCAGCACGACAGCGATGGCTTTAATCGCTGGGATGCCGGTCAGCAACTGTCGGTGCAGGTGCTGCAAGAACTGATTGCCCAGCAGCAGAAGGGCGAGAAACTGGTGCTGGATCAGCGCCTGATTTCGGCATTGCAAACTGTGCTGAGCGACGAAACGCTGGACCAGGCCATGGTCGCGGAAATGCTGTCGCTGCCGGGTGAGGCGTATCTGACAGAAATCAGCGAAGTGGCTGATGTTGACGCTATTCACATCGCTCGCGAATTTGCCCGCAAGCAATTGGCGGAAGGTTTGTTCGAAGCGCTGTGGCTGCGTTATCAGGCCAACCGCGACCTGTCGAAGAAAACCCCGTACGTGGCCGAGGCCGAGCACTTCGCCCGTCGTGCGTTGCAGAACATTGCGCTGTCGTACCTGATGCTCAGCGGCAAGCCTGAGGTGTTGGCGGCGACGCTTGAACAGTTCGAAACCAGCGACAACATGACCGAGCGTTTGACGGCGTTGGCGGTGTTGGTCAATTCGTCGTTCGAAGACGAGAAGGCCAAGGCATTGGCCAGTTTTGCCGAGCACTTCAAGGACAATCCGCTGGTTATGGACCAGTGGTTCAGTGTTCAGGCGGGGAGCACGTTGCCGGGTGGTTTGGCGCGGGTTCGTCAGTTGATGGAGCATCCGGCGTTCAATATGAAGAACCCGAACAAGGTGCGGGCGCTGGTGGGTGCGTTTGCCGGGCAGAACCTGATCAACTTCCATGCGGCGGATGGCAGCGGGTATCGCTTCCTGGCGGATCTGGTGATTGAGTTGAACGGGTTTAACCCGCAGATCGCCTCACGCCAACTGGCGCCGCTGACTCGCTGGCGCAAATATGACGATGCTCGTCAGGCGTTGATGAAAGGGGAGCTGGAGCGGATTCGCGCTTCGGGGCAGCTGTCCAGCGATGTGTTTGAAGTGGTCAGCAAAAGCCTGGCCTGA
- a CDS encoding WD40/YVTN/BNR-like repeat-containing protein, giving the protein MSEPVMGVGICRPPALRKYALLATALSLLGCAALSAPVLAADAPAADAVYSVESAKAAKSLMLDVVHAGKRLVAVGDRGHILYSDDQGSTWTQAKVPTRQLLTAVFFVDDKHGWAVGHDAQILASEDGGVTWTKQFEDLKRESPLLDVWFKDVNSGFAVGAYGALMETTDGGKNWEDASDRLDNEDQFHLNAIAAVKDAGLFIVGEQGSMFRSADWGQTWEKLEGPYEGSLFGVIGTAQPNTLLAYGLRGNLFRSTDFGTTWEPVELKAARGTLEFGLSGATLLEDGSIVIVGNGGSVISSSDNGETFSVFNRPDRISVSSVTAAGNGNLILAGQGGVRATSPTGAELGK; this is encoded by the coding sequence ATGAGTGAGCCTGTCATGGGTGTGGGTATTTGCCGCCCGCCGGCATTACGCAAGTACGCGTTGCTGGCTACAGCGCTCTCGCTGTTGGGCTGTGCCGCGTTGTCGGCACCGGTGCTGGCCGCCGACGCGCCGGCAGCCGATGCCGTTTATTCCGTTGAGTCCGCCAAGGCCGCCAAAAGCCTGATGCTCGATGTCGTCCACGCCGGCAAACGCCTGGTGGCGGTCGGGGATCGCGGGCACATTCTGTATTCCGATGACCAGGGTTCGACCTGGACCCAGGCCAAGGTGCCGACCCGGCAACTGCTCACGGCGGTGTTCTTTGTCGACGACAAACACGGCTGGGCCGTCGGCCATGACGCGCAAATCCTCGCCAGCGAAGACGGCGGCGTCACCTGGACCAAACAATTCGAAGACCTCAAACGCGAATCGCCGCTGCTCGACGTCTGGTTCAAGGACGTCAACAGCGGCTTTGCCGTGGGCGCGTATGGCGCGTTGATGGAAACCACCGACGGCGGCAAAAACTGGGAAGACGCCAGTGACCGCCTCGACAACGAAGACCAGTTCCACCTCAACGCCATCGCCGCCGTCAAGGATGCCGGGCTGTTCATCGTCGGCGAGCAGGGCAGCATGTTCCGCTCCGCCGATTGGGGGCAGACCTGGGAAAAGCTCGAAGGCCCGTATGAAGGCTCGCTGTTCGGCGTAATCGGCACCGCTCAACCCAACACGCTGCTGGCTTACGGCTTGCGCGGAAACCTGTTTCGCTCCACCGATTTCGGCACCACCTGGGAGCCGGTCGAGCTGAAAGCCGCACGCGGCACCCTGGAGTTCGGCCTGTCCGGCGCTACGCTGCTGGAGGACGGCTCCATCGTCATCGTCGGCAACGGCGGCTCGGTGATCAGCAGCAGCGACAACGGCGAAACCTTCTCCGTGTTCAACCGACCGGACCGGATTTCCGTGTCGTCGGTGACGGCTGCAGGTAACGGCAATCTGATTCTGGCAGGACAGGGCGGCGTTCGCGCCACTTCGCCAACCGGCGCCGAGCTGGGCAAATAA
- a CDS encoding efflux RND transporter permease subunit, which produces MTSHHQDKATFLERLIFNNRPAVIVICLLVSIFLFWQATLIRPSTSFEKMIPLEHPFIQKMMEHRNDLANLGNTVRISVEATDGDIFSKEYMETLRQINDEVFYISGVDRSGLKSLWSPSVRWTEVTEEGFAGGEVIPQSYNGSQQSLDLLRNNVLKSGQVGRLVSNDFKSSIVDIPLLESYPDPQDQGKLLALDYRKFSHELEDKIRDKFEKQNPNVQIHIVGFAKKVGDLIDGLVMVVMFFGIAFVITLILLYWFTNCMRSTVAVLSTTLVAVVWQLGLMHFFGFGLDPYSMLVPFLIFAIGISHGVQKINGIALQSSEADNALTAARRTFRQLFLPGMIAILADAVGFITLLIIDIGVIRELAIGASIGVAVIVFTNLILLPVAISYVGISKRAVERSKKDAHREHPFWRLLSNFASPKVAPISIALALIAFGGGLWYSQNLKIGDLDQGAPELRPDSRYNKDNNFIISNYSTSSDVLVVMVKTKAEGCSRYEAMAPIDELMWKMQNTEGVQSAISLVTVSKQMIKGMNEGNLKWETLSRNPDVLNNSIARADGLYNNSCSLAPVLVFLNDHKAATLDRAVHAVQDFAKDNNKDGLEFILAAGNAGIEAATNEVIKESELTILILVYICVATMCMITFRSWAATLCIVLPLVLTSVLGNALMAFMGIGVKVATLPVVALGVGIGVDYGIYIYSRLESFLRAGLPLQEAYYQTLKSTGKAVLFTGLCLAIGVCTWIFSAIKFQADMGLMLTFMLLWNMFGALWLLPALARFLIKPEKLAGQKGNSLFAH; this is translated from the coding sequence ATGACAAGTCATCATCAAGACAAGGCGACGTTTCTCGAACGCCTGATTTTCAACAACCGCCCGGCAGTGATCGTCATCTGCCTGCTGGTGAGCATCTTTCTGTTCTGGCAAGCGACGCTGATCCGGCCGTCCACCAGTTTCGAAAAAATGATCCCGCTCGAGCATCCGTTCATTCAGAAGATGATGGAGCACCGCAACGATCTGGCGAACCTGGGCAACACCGTGCGCATCTCGGTGGAAGCCACTGACGGCGATATCTTCTCCAAGGAGTACATGGAGACCCTGCGCCAGATCAACGACGAAGTGTTCTACATCTCTGGCGTCGACCGTTCCGGCCTCAAGTCGCTGTGGAGCCCGAGCGTGCGCTGGACCGAGGTGACGGAGGAGGGCTTTGCCGGTGGCGAAGTGATCCCGCAGAGCTATAACGGCTCCCAGCAAAGCCTCGACCTGCTGCGCAACAACGTGCTCAAGTCCGGCCAGGTCGGGCGCCTGGTGTCCAACGACTTCAAGTCGAGCATCGTCGACATCCCGCTGCTGGAGTCCTACCCGGACCCCCAGGACCAGGGCAAGTTGCTGGCCCTGGACTACCGCAAGTTCTCCCACGAGCTGGAAGACAAGATCCGCGACAAGTTTGAAAAACAGAACCCCAACGTGCAAATCCACATCGTCGGTTTCGCCAAGAAAGTCGGCGACCTGATCGATGGCCTTGTCATGGTGGTGATGTTCTTCGGCATCGCCTTCGTCATCACCCTGATCTTGTTGTACTGGTTCACCAACTGCATGCGCAGCACCGTGGCGGTGTTGAGTACGACGCTGGTGGCGGTGGTCTGGCAACTCGGCTTGATGCACTTCTTCGGTTTCGGGCTCGATCCGTATTCGATGCTGGTGCCGTTCCTGATCTTCGCCATCGGTATTTCCCACGGCGTGCAGAAAATCAACGGCATCGCCTTGCAGTCCAGCGAGGCGGACAACGCCCTGACCGCGGCGCGACGTACCTTCCGCCAACTGTTTCTGCCGGGGATGATCGCGATCCTTGCGGATGCGGTGGGCTTTATCACGCTGCTGATTATCGACATCGGCGTGATCCGCGAGCTGGCCATCGGCGCGTCCATCGGCGTGGCGGTGATCGTGTTCACCAACCTGATCCTGCTGCCGGTGGCGATTTCCTACGTCGGCATCAGCAAACGTGCGGTCGAGCGCAGCAAGAAGGACGCGCACCGCGAACACCCGTTCTGGCGCCTGCTGTCGAACTTCGCCAGCCCGAAAGTTGCACCGATCTCCATTGCCCTGGCCCTGATCGCCTTTGGCGGCGGCCTCTGGTACAGCCAGAACCTGAAAATCGGCGACCTCGATCAGGGCGCGCCGGAGCTGCGTCCGGACTCGCGCTACAACAAGGACAACAACTTCATCATCAGCAACTACTCCACCAGTTCCGATGTGTTGGTGGTGATGGTCAAGACCAAGGCCGAAGGCTGCTCGCGCTACGAAGCCATGGCGCCGATCGACGAGCTGATGTGGAAGATGCAGAACACCGAGGGCGTGCAGTCGGCGATCTCATTGGTGACCGTGTCCAAGCAGATGATCAAGGGTATGAACGAAGGCAACCTGAAATGGGAAACCCTGTCGCGCAACCCGGACGTGCTGAACAATTCCATCGCCCGGGCTGACGGCTTGTACAACAACAGCTGTTCCCTGGCGCCGGTGCTGGTGTTCCTCAACGATCACAAGGCCGCCACGCTTGACCGCGCGGTGCATGCGGTGCAGGACTTCGCCAAGGACAACAACAAGGACGGCCTGGAATTCATCCTCGCCGCTGGTAACGCCGGGATCGAAGCGGCGACCAACGAAGTGATCAAGGAATCGGAGCTGACGATCCTGATCCTGGTGTACATCTGCGTCGCGACCATGTGCATGATTACCTTCCGTTCCTGGGCGGCGACCCTGTGCATCGTGTTGCCGCTGGTGCTGACCTCGGTGCTCGGCAACGCCCTGATGGCGTTCATGGGCATCGGCGTGAAAGTTGCGACCCTGCCGGTGGTGGCGCTGGGGGTGGGGATCGGCGTGGACTACGGCATCTACATTTATAGCCGCCTGGAAAGCTTCCTGCGTGCCGGTTTGCCGCTGCAAGAGGCGTATTACCAGACGCTGAAGTCCACCGGTAAAGCCGTGCTGTTCACCGGCCTGTGCCTGGCCATCGGCGTGTGCACCTGGATCTTCTCGGCCATCAAGTTCCAGGCCGACATGGGTCTGATGCTGACCTTCATGCTGTTGTGGAACATGTTCGGCGCACTGTGGCTGTTGCCGGCGCTGGCACGGTTCCTGATCAAACCGGAGAAACTGGCGGGGCAGAAGGGCAATTCGTTGTTTGCCCACTGA